One part of the Candidatus Tumulicola sp. genome encodes these proteins:
- a CDS encoding alpha/beta hydrolase yields the protein MTSSSVYSRVIAAAAVAATLAGAAQSARAADIGTNLPSPLARIEAGTLHVDKYGSGTPAVILVPGLTCGPWVWESAINALAASHTVYAVTLPGFDGLPPATPPLLDAADAGLLQLITKEHLDRPVLIGHSLGGFLALRFAEEHSDLLRGAVTVDGWPVFPTYVNMTAEQRKAAARLTAGQVRDYKDFFAMGQQRALMGLITDPQKVSQVASLAAKSDPDATAQYLEEMLQADLRPALGTIKVPVLALAPVPDKVPADWPDYAKAMTPDQLTQAIVQFDGSLMGGATSVTVKPIANARHFAMIDQPEAVNKALTDFLAGLK from the coding sequence ATGACATCATCATCCGTTTATTCCCGTGTGATCGCCGCCGCGGCGGTCGCCGCAACACTAGCCGGTGCCGCTCAGAGCGCGCGCGCTGCCGACATCGGCACAAATCTTCCCAGCCCCCTGGCGCGCATCGAGGCCGGCACGCTGCACGTCGACAAATATGGCAGCGGCACACCGGCCGTCATCTTGGTGCCCGGTTTGACCTGCGGACCGTGGGTTTGGGAAAGCGCCATCAACGCGCTCGCCGCATCGCACACCGTGTATGCTGTGACCCTACCCGGCTTCGACGGTTTGCCGCCCGCAACGCCCCCACTGCTCGATGCAGCCGACGCCGGGCTGCTGCAGCTCATCACCAAGGAGCACCTCGACAGGCCCGTCCTGATCGGCCACAGCCTCGGCGGTTTTCTCGCGCTGCGTTTCGCAGAGGAGCATTCCGATCTGCTGCGCGGTGCGGTCACCGTGGACGGCTGGCCGGTTTTCCCGACCTACGTCAACATGACGGCTGAGCAGCGCAAAGCCGCAGCGCGTCTCACCGCAGGCCAGGTCCGCGATTACAAAGATTTCTTCGCCATGGGCCAGCAGCGCGCGCTCATGGGGCTGATCACCGATCCGCAAAAAGTCTCGCAAGTCGCCAGCCTTGCAGCCAAGAGCGATCCCGACGCCACCGCGCAATATCTCGAGGAAATGCTGCAGGCTGACCTACGGCCCGCGCTGGGAACCATCAAAGTCCCGGTCCTGGCGCTCGCGCCGGTTCCGGACAAGGTGCCGGCGGATTGGCCCGACTACGCCAAAGCCATGACCCCGGACCAGCTGACCCAAGCGATCGTGCAGTTCGATGGAAGTCTGATGGGCGGCGCCACGAGCGTGACCGTCAAACCGATCGCGAACGCGCGGCATTTCGCGATGATCGATCAGCCCGAAGCGGTCAACAAAGCGCTGACCGATTTCCTCGCCGGATTGAAATAA
- the msrB gene encoding peptide-methionine (R)-S-oxide reductase MsrB gives MSKVEKSDAEWRRDLTPEQYEVLRRAGTERPFSGALLHNKESGSYACAACGATLFGSDTKFDSGTGWPSFWEPVNREAVELIEDAGLGMVRTEVRCKACGSHLGHVFDDGPKPTGQRFCMNSAALSFKPKK, from the coding sequence ATGAGCAAAGTCGAAAAAAGCGACGCGGAGTGGCGTCGCGATCTCACGCCCGAGCAGTATGAAGTGCTGCGCCGCGCCGGCACCGAGCGGCCGTTCAGCGGCGCCCTGCTGCACAACAAAGAATCAGGCAGCTACGCGTGCGCGGCGTGCGGAGCCACGCTCTTCGGCTCGGACACAAAATTTGATTCTGGCACAGGCTGGCCGAGTTTCTGGGAGCCGGTCAACCGGGAAGCCGTCGAGCTGATCGAGGACGCCGGTCTGGGCATGGTTCGGACCGAAGTGCGTTGCAAAGCGTGCGGCTCGCACCTGGGGCACGTCTTCGATGATGGACCGAAGCCGACAGGCCAGCGCTTCTGCATGAACTCAGCTGCCCTCTCGTTCAAACCGAAGAAGTGA
- a CDS encoding xanthine dehydrogenase family protein subunit M: MMPASFEYARAASVAEAIALLHKHGADAKLLAGGHSLVPMMKLRLARPSVLIDIGRLRELAGIKHEGGRFTIGALTTHAALAASKELEKRAPALWDAANQLGDPQVRNRGTIGGACAHADPSADYPAVMLALDARLHVEGQKGKREIPADKFFVGTFETALGDGDILTAISFADAPNSAYAKFHSPASHYAVVGVAVSLTLKSGAIAASRLAVTGVGDIAFRATAAEKALIGGKADDAEAGRRACSGMASGVEVRGDTFASGDYRKAMTEVFAARAIRIALKRA, from the coding sequence ATGATGCCCGCATCTTTCGAATACGCGCGCGCGGCGAGCGTCGCGGAGGCGATCGCCCTGCTCCACAAACACGGCGCCGACGCCAAACTGCTGGCCGGCGGCCACAGCTTGGTGCCGATGATGAAACTGCGCTTGGCGCGGCCGAGCGTGCTCATCGATATCGGGCGCTTGCGCGAGCTTGCCGGCATCAAACACGAAGGCGGCCGCTTCACCATCGGCGCCCTCACCACGCACGCCGCGCTGGCCGCGTCGAAAGAACTGGAGAAGCGCGCGCCGGCCTTGTGGGATGCCGCAAATCAGCTGGGTGATCCGCAGGTGCGCAATCGCGGCACGATCGGCGGCGCATGTGCGCACGCCGATCCGTCCGCCGACTATCCGGCGGTCATGCTGGCCCTCGATGCGCGCCTGCACGTCGAAGGTCAAAAGGGCAAACGCGAGATACCCGCGGACAAGTTCTTCGTCGGCACGTTCGAGACCGCGTTGGGAGACGGCGATATCCTCACCGCGATATCCTTCGCTGATGCGCCGAACTCAGCGTACGCGAAGTTCCACAGTCCTGCTTCGCACTATGCGGTGGTGGGCGTCGCCGTGAGCCTCACGCTGAAGAGCGGCGCGATCGCCGCATCGCGGCTCGCGGTGACCGGCGTCGGCGACATCGCATTTCGCGCGACTGCGGCGGAGAAAGCTCTGATCGGCGGCAAGGCCGACGATGCAGAGGCGGGGCGCCGGGCGTGTTCTGGAATGGCCTCCGGCGTCGAGGTTCGCGGCGACACGTTCGCGTCCGGCGACTATCGCAAGGCTATGACCGAGGTGTTCGCGGCACGGGCCATTCGCATCGCCCTGAAGCGCGCCTGA
- a CDS encoding proline dehydrogenase family protein has product MLRTALLGAADNRSLRRFMYRHGMNLGARRFVAGETLDEFVGVARAVNGRGFSVAAGLLGESVGDRSEAVAASLEYRAILNRMAAERLRANIALKLTHLGLVIDQDLARDNLRSVVEHAATHGNSVRVDMEQSAYTDATLSMYRALREAGHANVGTVLQSYLYRSEDDLRALLPLQPNLRLVKGAYLEPGSIAYPRKADVDRALVRLIEASLLGGGFTAVATHDRAIIEHAVAFIERHAIPRQRFEFQMLYGVRPSLQSELLERGFSVRLAIPFGSQWFPYLMRRLAERPANLFFFLGSLWRN; this is encoded by the coding sequence GTGCTGCGAACCGCCCTGCTGGGGGCTGCCGACAACCGCTCGCTGCGGCGCTTCATGTACCGCCATGGGATGAATCTCGGTGCGCGGCGCTTCGTCGCGGGCGAAACACTCGATGAATTCGTGGGCGTGGCCCGCGCGGTGAACGGCCGTGGGTTTTCAGTCGCGGCCGGCCTGCTCGGCGAGAGCGTGGGCGACAGGTCTGAAGCTGTTGCCGCCTCGCTCGAGTACCGCGCGATTCTAAATCGCATGGCGGCCGAGCGTCTGCGTGCGAACATCGCGCTCAAACTCACGCACCTCGGGCTTGTCATCGATCAGGATCTCGCGCGCGACAACCTGAGGTCCGTAGTCGAACATGCCGCCACGCACGGCAATTCCGTGCGCGTGGATATGGAGCAATCGGCATACACGGATGCGACGCTTTCGATGTACCGCGCGCTGCGCGAGGCCGGGCACGCGAATGTGGGGACGGTGCTGCAATCGTATCTGTATCGCTCGGAGGACGACCTGCGCGCCTTGCTGCCGCTGCAGCCGAACCTGCGGCTGGTCAAGGGCGCCTACCTCGAGCCGGGAAGCATCGCGTATCCGCGCAAGGCCGACGTGGACCGAGCGCTCGTGCGCCTCATCGAGGCATCGCTGTTGGGCGGCGGCTTCACCGCCGTAGCGACGCACGATCGCGCCATCATCGAACATGCGGTGGCGTTCATCGAGCGGCATGCGATTCCGCGGCAGCGATTTGAGTTCCAGATGCTGTATGGCGTCCGGCCGTCGCTGCAGTCGGAGCTGCTCGAGCGCGGCTTTTCGGTACGACTGGCGATCCCGTTCGGTTCGCAATGGTTCCCGTACTTGATGCGGCGTCTGGCGGAGCGCCCGGCCAACCTCTTCTTCTTCTTGGGTTCGTTGTGGCGGAACTGA
- the msrB gene encoding peptide-methionine (R)-S-oxide reductase MsrB has translation MKQGSMKREAFLIRGAAALLSAIGSAGVSLATPRPSDALDYRTLSEDQWRKRLTPAQFVVLRKQGTEWAFSSPLDHEKRSGLYSCAGCDLPLFSSKTKFDSGTGWPSFWAPLPNAVATTTDNSLFEVRTEVHCRRCLGHLGHVFDDGPKPTGLRYCMNGVALTFRPNRG, from the coding sequence ATGAAGCAAGGATCGATGAAGCGAGAAGCCTTTCTCATCCGCGGTGCCGCCGCGCTGCTCTCCGCGATCGGAAGTGCGGGCGTTTCGCTTGCGACGCCGAGGCCGAGCGACGCGCTTGACTACCGCACCCTCTCGGAGGATCAGTGGCGCAAGCGCTTGACGCCCGCGCAGTTCGTCGTCCTCCGAAAGCAAGGGACCGAGTGGGCGTTTTCCAGCCCGCTGGATCACGAGAAGAGGTCGGGGTTGTATTCATGCGCCGGCTGCGACCTGCCGTTGTTCTCGTCCAAGACGAAATTCGACAGCGGCACCGGCTGGCCGAGCTTCTGGGCGCCGCTGCCCAACGCGGTCGCGACCACGACGGACAACAGCCTCTTCGAAGTGCGAACCGAAGTGCACTGCCGCCGCTGCCTCGGACACCTTGGCCACGTCTTCGACGATGGACCGAAGCCCACGGGTCTGCGCTACTGCATGAACGGCGTCGCGCTGACGTTCAGACCGAACCGGGGCTAA
- a CDS encoding metallophosphoesterase, whose translation MIAALLASTTLIIAAGDLACDRSKGGFDFEKWLGGCHEADTYALARAQPYRAFLALGDEQYQDGTLAQFDNSYDKLWGRLKAITHPSPGNHEYYTRGARGYFAYFGRSAGDPRAGYYSFDLGTWHLISLNGNCWAVGGCGSGSPQERWLAADLHVHRGAACTLAYWHQPRFSSGTHHSDKTYQALWSDLYAARADLVLNGHDHDYERFSPQTPAGAGDPVRGIREIVAGTGGRSHSVFYKTEPNSEVRDASTFGVLELALHANGYDWRFVPVAGGKFSDRGSALCHKHVVPGL comes from the coding sequence GTGATCGCGGCGCTTCTCGCGTCGACTACGTTGATCATCGCCGCCGGCGACCTCGCTTGCGACCGTTCCAAAGGCGGCTTCGACTTCGAAAAGTGGTTGGGCGGCTGTCACGAAGCGGACACCTACGCGCTTGCCCGCGCGCAGCCGTATCGCGCTTTCTTGGCGCTCGGGGACGAACAGTATCAGGACGGCACGCTCGCGCAGTTCGACAACTCGTACGACAAGCTGTGGGGCCGGCTCAAGGCGATCACGCACCCGAGTCCCGGCAATCACGAATACTACACGCGGGGCGCTCGAGGCTACTTCGCATACTTCGGTCGATCCGCGGGAGACCCACGCGCCGGATATTACAGCTTCGACCTCGGGACGTGGCATCTGATCTCGCTCAACGGGAACTGCTGGGCGGTAGGCGGGTGCGGATCGGGATCGCCGCAAGAACGCTGGCTTGCTGCAGACCTGCACGTCCACCGAGGCGCTGCGTGCACGTTGGCGTATTGGCATCAGCCGCGCTTCTCGTCCGGAACCCATCACAGCGACAAGACGTATCAAGCGTTGTGGAGCGATCTATACGCGGCGCGCGCAGATCTCGTCTTGAACGGCCACGATCATGACTACGAGCGCTTTTCGCCGCAAACGCCGGCCGGCGCAGGCGATCCGGTCCGCGGCATCCGGGAGATCGTGGCCGGAACCGGGGGCAGAAGCCACAGCGTCTTCTACAAAACCGAACCGAATAGCGAAGTGCGCGATGCTTCGACGTTCGGAGTTTTGGAACTCGCTCTGCACGCGAACGGGTATGATTGGCGTTTCGTGCCGGTCGCCGGCGGCAAGTTCAGCGACCGCGGTAGCGCGCTATGCCACAAACATGTAGTGCCGGGGCTTTAG
- a CDS encoding amylo-alpha-1,6-glucosidase → MEGSPSSGLVQYRPRLRTLPQYTISETELASGASLGNASVWVNTKGNGAIERVFCLALGETLVGDISLRYASTGNTLNPPPSRAHDTSDTPFVGLRHDTPGKFDIHPAYQRRRYSLAGAVSVSETTFVSLGRGLKAEVDRPVVYQVVELFNRGRMPYELRITGFARLRGTLAADVEARFVPELSALVARNRSRPDAVRIFGLSAPPARYATTFDFGAVYDPSHAHPLSNSTEASGDVLAALQLDTMVGPRERFRICFITGVYARNELEAIEEHKRALDFSDAFEQTIKYVESLLQTARVLTPDPVINQGALWSKVNMRRVMAAYPQGRAFTNEPGVSSNVVIRDGAWFVYGCDHFMPGFSRALLGKFVAQQYPDGKLPEFYNAIDGLREDDGLNINDDTPLFVLAVNHHYRATGDEAWLGRTYPAVAKAARYIMSQRDERGLIFCKARDPRGNVWAIASWRNVIPLYSINGAVTEINAECVAALRAAGHLAQEAKRPKGECDEFAAAALGIRDAMNRHLLNPENGLYYLNIDVDGNVHTDVTGDQVFPVMLRVCDEETGFRIISRLNFPDFWTSAGLRTASRYDPMYDPSAYAGLLGGVWPGLTWWYAFAAARYHPEFMVRALRSSFEHYGANPKVNNTVPGQFSEWFDGESLVNRGMRLSPWEPPRFLWAAIEGVCGLMLSPGKASVNPLVPATWKWVALRRLPYHGAKLSYFAVRQAGRFHVYATAEVETEHLAETYEEDVSGRVTAFSESAAVIAFRRRGGIAILVGNVGSQTSAVPLNISRIVETDATYEPRIYDSERDGWEKGAPASGESLRSLAVTIETHGYRLIELHRKT, encoded by the coding sequence ATGGAAGGATCACCGAGTTCCGGGCTGGTGCAGTACCGGCCGCGCCTCCGCACGCTCCCGCAATACACCATTTCTGAAACCGAGCTGGCGAGCGGCGCCAGCCTTGGCAACGCTTCGGTCTGGGTCAACACGAAGGGCAACGGCGCGATCGAGCGCGTGTTTTGTCTCGCGCTCGGCGAGACGTTGGTCGGCGACATATCGCTGCGCTATGCCTCTACCGGCAACACGCTGAACCCACCGCCTTCGCGCGCGCACGACACATCGGACACCCCATTCGTGGGCCTGCGGCACGATACGCCCGGCAAGTTCGACATCCACCCCGCGTACCAGCGCCGTCGCTACTCGCTCGCCGGCGCGGTCAGCGTTTCTGAAACGACGTTCGTATCGCTCGGCCGCGGCTTAAAAGCCGAGGTGGACCGGCCGGTCGTCTACCAGGTGGTCGAGTTGTTCAATCGCGGACGCATGCCGTACGAGCTGCGCATCACCGGTTTTGCCCGCTTGCGCGGCACGCTCGCCGCCGACGTCGAGGCTCGTTTCGTTCCCGAGCTGAGCGCGCTCGTAGCGCGAAACCGCAGCCGTCCCGATGCGGTCCGCATCTTCGGCCTCTCCGCGCCGCCGGCGCGCTACGCGACGACTTTCGATTTCGGGGCGGTCTACGATCCGTCGCACGCGCATCCGCTCTCGAACTCGACCGAAGCGAGCGGCGACGTTCTGGCTGCGCTGCAACTCGACACGATGGTCGGCCCGCGCGAGCGGTTCCGCATCTGCTTCATCACGGGCGTGTACGCGCGAAACGAGCTCGAGGCGATTGAAGAGCACAAACGAGCGCTGGACTTCTCGGACGCTTTCGAACAGACCATCAAATACGTCGAGAGCCTGCTCCAAACCGCGCGCGTTCTCACGCCCGACCCCGTCATCAATCAAGGCGCGCTGTGGAGCAAGGTGAACATGCGGCGCGTGATGGCTGCGTATCCTCAAGGACGCGCTTTCACCAACGAGCCGGGCGTGTCGTCGAACGTGGTCATCCGGGATGGCGCATGGTTCGTCTACGGCTGCGATCACTTCATGCCGGGCTTTTCGCGGGCGCTGCTGGGCAAATTCGTCGCACAGCAATATCCGGATGGCAAGCTGCCCGAATTCTACAACGCCATCGACGGACTGCGCGAGGACGACGGCCTGAACATCAACGACGACACGCCGCTCTTCGTGCTCGCCGTCAACCATCACTATCGCGCGACCGGCGATGAGGCATGGCTGGGCCGCACGTATCCGGCGGTGGCGAAGGCGGCGCGCTATATCATGTCGCAGCGCGACGAGCGCGGCCTGATCTTCTGCAAGGCGCGCGATCCGCGCGGCAACGTGTGGGCGATCGCGAGCTGGCGCAACGTGATCCCCTTGTACAGCATCAACGGCGCGGTGACCGAAATCAACGCGGAGTGCGTGGCAGCGCTGCGCGCCGCCGGCCATCTCGCTCAAGAGGCGAAGCGGCCGAAGGGCGAGTGCGACGAATTCGCAGCGGCGGCGCTCGGCATCCGCGACGCCATGAATCGGCACTTGTTGAACCCGGAGAACGGATTGTACTACCTCAACATCGACGTGGATGGCAACGTGCATACGGACGTCACCGGCGACCAGGTCTTCCCGGTGATGCTGCGGGTGTGCGACGAGGAGACGGGCTTCCGCATCATCAGCCGCCTGAACTTCCCGGATTTTTGGACGTCCGCCGGTCTGCGCACCGCGTCGCGCTACGATCCGATGTACGACCCCTCGGCCTACGCCGGACTCCTCGGGGGCGTCTGGCCGGGCCTGACCTGGTGGTATGCGTTTGCAGCGGCGCGTTACCACCCTGAGTTCATGGTGCGCGCTTTGCGCAGCTCGTTCGAGCACTATGGCGCAAATCCGAAAGTGAACAATACCGTCCCCGGTCAGTTCAGCGAATGGTTCGACGGTGAAAGCTTGGTCAATCGCGGCATGCGCTTGAGCCCGTGGGAGCCGCCGCGCTTTCTATGGGCTGCCATCGAGGGCGTGTGCGGCCTCATGCTCTCGCCCGGCAAAGCGTCCGTGAATCCGTTGGTCCCGGCGACGTGGAAGTGGGTCGCGCTGCGACGCCTCCCGTATCACGGCGCCAAGCTTTCGTATTTTGCGGTGCGTCAAGCCGGGCGCTTCCATGTCTACGCCACCGCGGAGGTCGAGACGGAGCATCTCGCGGAGACGTATGAGGAAGACGTTTCGGGTCGGGTCACGGCTTTTTCTGAAAGCGCCGCCGTCATCGCGTTCCGGCGCCGCGGTGGCATCGCGATCCTCGTGGGCAACGTCGGCTCGCAGACTTCCGCCGTGCCGCTGAACATCAGTCGGATCGTCGAGACAGACGCCACGTACGAGCCTCGCATCTACGACAGCGAACGCGACGGGTGGGAAAAGGGCGCACCGGCCAGCGGCGAGAGCCTGCGCTCGCTCGCGGTCACAATCGAAACGCACGGCTATCGGCTCATCGAACTGCACCGCAAGACGTAG
- a CDS encoding dihydrodipicolinate synthase family protein produces the protein MAELKAPARRQRLSGVMAAVLTPMDDDGAANAGLLAEHCRRLIEAGCSGIVLLGTTGEANSFTLAERQALLEAVLEAGLAADAFIVGTGCCAIEDSAMLTRHALSLGVSRALMLPPFYYKGVSDAGVFAAYARVFERVNDERLRAYIYRIPQMTGVDVGIDLVEALHAAYPSIVAGIKDSSGKWEDTEALCRRLGSAIDVFVGNETLLVRALAAGAAGCVTATANVNARAIVELFLTRERGDAATLERSVAAARATFEAFGLIPALKASVAQTTGVRSWRNVRPPLLALTDAQERDLFKRLGATDSSPAFPAPIKR, from the coding sequence GTGGCGGAACTGAAAGCGCCGGCGCGGAGGCAGCGACTATCCGGCGTCATGGCAGCGGTGTTGACGCCGATGGACGATGACGGTGCCGCAAACGCAGGCCTGCTGGCCGAACATTGCCGCCGGCTCATCGAGGCCGGCTGCAGCGGCATCGTGCTGCTGGGCACGACCGGCGAAGCGAACTCGTTCACACTCGCGGAGCGGCAAGCGCTGCTCGAAGCGGTGCTTGAGGCCGGCCTAGCTGCCGACGCGTTCATCGTCGGCACCGGCTGCTGCGCGATCGAAGACAGCGCGATGCTCACGCGGCACGCGCTCTCCCTGGGCGTTTCGCGCGCGCTCATGCTCCCGCCGTTCTACTACAAGGGGGTCAGCGACGCGGGTGTGTTCGCCGCTTACGCCAGGGTGTTCGAGCGCGTGAATGACGAGCGGCTGCGCGCCTATATCTATCGCATCCCGCAGATGACCGGCGTCGACGTCGGGATCGATCTGGTCGAGGCGCTCCACGCCGCGTATCCCTCCATCGTCGCCGGCATCAAGGACAGCAGCGGCAAGTGGGAAGACACCGAAGCGCTTTGCCGGAGATTGGGCTCTGCGATCGATGTCTTCGTCGGCAACGAGACGCTGCTCGTGCGCGCACTCGCCGCCGGCGCCGCCGGCTGCGTGACGGCGACCGCGAATGTCAATGCGCGCGCGATCGTCGAACTTTTCCTTACGCGTGAACGCGGCGACGCGGCGACGCTGGAACGCAGCGTCGCGGCTGCGCGCGCCACGTTCGAAGCATTTGGCTTGATCCCGGCGCTCAAAGCGTCAGTCGCACAGACGACCGGCGTGCGATCGTGGCGCAACGTCCGCCCGCCGTTGCTTGCGCTCACCGACGCGCAGGAACGCGACCTTTTCAAGCGGCTAGGGGCGACAGACTCGAGTCCGGCCTTCCCGGCGCCGATTAAGAGATAG
- a CDS encoding molybdopterin cofactor-binding domain-containing protein, with amino-acid sequence MAFTTMVGARIKRREDPRLITGRATYVDDVKLVGMLHAAFVRSPYAHAKIGNIDTAAAKKHPGVAGVFTAKDMQGKGMAPGLPVAPQIEGLVSPDHFPLTTDEVNCLGEGVAVVVATDPYVARDAAELVKVSYTPLPVVVDLEKAAAGAPYVHDHVKTNIAFSMPFVSGDVDGAFKAADVVVKERIVNQRLLPSAIEPRACIGSWDRGMGTMTLWSSTQIPHILRTQLALTLSVPETKMRVIAPEVGGGFGSKLNVYADEAIVCWLSRALGKPVKYVETRTENHHQTTHGRDQIQFVEVAAKKDGTVLGLRVKILANMGAYHQVLTPAIPTLTVLMLSGPYAIKNIAYDLQAVFTNTMSTDAYRGAGRPEATFLLERAMDLLARELKLDPAEVRRKNFIPSSAFPYTTATGLTYDTGDYPKTLDKVLELSDYKGLRAQQKSLREQGRYLGIGVSTYVEVCGFGPSMALPAPGWESATIRVEPTGSVTVMTGTSPHGQGEETTFAQIVGDRLGVPIESVNVVHGDTDRVQYGVGIFGSRGTAVGGAALWLAIDSIQEKAKLFAAHAWEANPADVEWREGKMWVRGDDSRSMTIGEVAFAAFRADKLPPGVEPFLDATRRFEPANFVYPFGAHICVVEVDKETGDVKLVKYFAVDDCGKVINPMIVDGQLHGGIAQGIGQALFEEAVYDEDGQLLTGTFMNYAVPHAEQMIDFELARTVTPTDVNPLGVKGIGEAGTIGSTPAVANAVIDALAPFGVKHLDMPLKPEKVWKAMQRTGDGKP; translated from the coding sequence ATGGCATTCACAACGATGGTCGGCGCTCGCATCAAGCGCCGCGAGGACCCGCGGCTCATCACCGGCCGCGCCACATATGTCGACGACGTCAAACTGGTCGGCATGCTGCACGCGGCATTCGTGCGCAGCCCGTACGCGCACGCCAAGATCGGCAACATCGACACGGCTGCCGCCAAAAAGCATCCCGGCGTCGCCGGCGTCTTCACCGCCAAAGACATGCAAGGCAAAGGCATGGCGCCGGGGCTCCCGGTCGCGCCGCAAATCGAGGGCTTGGTGTCGCCGGACCACTTTCCGCTGACGACCGACGAAGTGAATTGCCTTGGTGAAGGGGTGGCCGTGGTCGTCGCAACCGATCCTTACGTCGCGCGCGACGCTGCGGAGCTCGTGAAGGTGAGCTATACGCCCCTCCCGGTGGTCGTTGACCTCGAAAAAGCTGCCGCCGGCGCGCCGTACGTCCACGATCACGTGAAGACCAACATCGCGTTCAGCATGCCCTTCGTGTCGGGTGACGTGGACGGCGCATTCAAGGCAGCCGACGTGGTGGTGAAGGAGCGCATCGTCAATCAGCGCCTGTTGCCCTCAGCCATAGAACCGCGCGCTTGCATAGGCAGCTGGGACCGCGGCATGGGCACGATGACGCTGTGGTCATCGACGCAGATACCGCACATCTTGCGGACGCAGCTGGCCTTGACGCTCAGTGTGCCGGAGACGAAAATGCGCGTGATCGCGCCGGAAGTCGGCGGCGGCTTCGGCTCGAAGCTCAACGTGTACGCGGACGAAGCGATAGTTTGCTGGCTATCCCGCGCGCTCGGCAAGCCCGTGAAGTACGTCGAGACGCGCACCGAAAACCATCATCAGACAACGCACGGCCGCGATCAGATCCAATTCGTGGAAGTCGCGGCGAAAAAAGACGGCACGGTGCTCGGGCTGCGCGTCAAGATCCTCGCGAACATGGGCGCGTATCATCAGGTCCTGACGCCGGCCATCCCGACGCTCACCGTGCTTATGCTCTCCGGACCTTATGCGATCAAGAACATCGCATACGACCTTCAGGCGGTCTTCACGAACACGATGTCGACCGACGCATACCGCGGCGCCGGCCGCCCGGAGGCGACCTTCCTTTTGGAGCGCGCCATGGATCTGCTGGCGCGCGAGCTCAAACTCGATCCCGCAGAAGTGCGGCGGAAGAATTTCATCCCATCCAGCGCTTTTCCGTATACGACCGCGACCGGCCTCACCTACGATACCGGCGACTACCCGAAGACGCTCGACAAAGTGCTCGAGCTTTCCGATTACAAGGGGTTGCGCGCTCAGCAGAAGAGCCTGCGCGAGCAAGGCCGCTATCTCGGCATCGGGGTGTCGACCTACGTGGAGGTCTGCGGCTTCGGCCCATCCATGGCGTTGCCCGCGCCGGGTTGGGAGAGCGCGACGATACGCGTCGAACCGACCGGCAGCGTCACCGTGATGACCGGCACGTCGCCGCACGGTCAGGGCGAAGAGACGACGTTCGCGCAGATCGTGGGAGATAGGCTCGGCGTGCCGATCGAGAGCGTCAACGTCGTGCACGGCGACACCGATCGGGTGCAGTACGGCGTGGGCATCTTCGGCTCGCGCGGCACTGCGGTCGGCGGCGCGGCGCTGTGGCTGGCCATCGACAGCATCCAGGAGAAGGCCAAGCTCTTCGCGGCGCACGCCTGGGAGGCCAATCCGGCCGACGTCGAGTGGCGCGAAGGCAAGATGTGGGTGCGCGGCGACGATTCGCGCAGCATGACGATCGGGGAAGTCGCCTTCGCGGCGTTCCGCGCCGACAAGCTGCCGCCCGGAGTGGAGCCGTTCCTCGACGCCACGCGCCGGTTCGAGCCCGCCAACTTCGTGTATCCGTTCGGCGCGCACATATGCGTCGTCGAGGTCGACAAGGAAACGGGCGACGTCAAACTGGTGAAGTATTTCGCCGTGGACGACTGCGGCAAGGTCATCAACCCGATGATCGTCGACGGCCAACTGCACGGCGGCATCGCGCAGGGCATCGGCCAAGCGCTCTTCGAGGAAGCGGTTTATGACGAGGACGGTCAGTTGCTGACCGGCACGTTCATGAACTACGCCGTGCCGCACGCGGAGCAGATGATCGATTTCGAGCTCGCGCGCACGGTGACGCCGACGGACGTCAACCCGCTGGGCGTCAAGGGCATCGGCGAAGCAGGCACGATCGGCTCGACGCCGGCGGTCGCCAACGCGGTGATCGACGCCCTCGCGCCCTTCGGCGTCAAACACCTCGACATGCCGCTCAAGCCCGAAAAGGTCTGGAAGGCGATGCAACGCACGGGAGACGGAAAACCATGA